The window TCATAAGCAAGAACAGCATCTCTAAGTGCCTGTGCTAATTGGTCGTTGGTTAAAATCACCCTTTCATGAACAGAGCCTATGTATTGACTAACACCTTTCACCCACTTATTATCGTTACTGGGTTGAAAATCACTTGCCCGAAAGTACTTATCATTATCTTCATAGTCAATGGAATATGTGGTTAGTTCCCTATCTTGTCTGCTTAAATATTGTGCTGCAATGGATGAAATACCACTAGAGTCTAGTCCACCAGATAAAAAAGTACATATGGGCACATCGGATACCAATTGCTTAGTAATAGCATCCTCCACCAGATGGGACATGTGATGAATCGTTGTTGCCTCATCTTCTGTATGTTCTATGGTCTTGGGTTTCCAGTATATATGCCGTTGTGTCTTATCTGATGTATGGAGCATGTACTCACCTGGTTTTAATTCATAAATACCTTTAAAAACACCGCTACCAGGTATTCGGCTGGGGCCTAAACTGAAAAGTTCCAATAGACCCCTTTCATCAAGCACTGGTTCCAAATCTGGAAATGTTAATAAGGCTTTCATTTCAGAAGCAAAAATAAATGACCCTTTTACTTCTGCATAAAATAATGGTTTTACACCTAAACGATCCCTAGCTAAAAACAAGCTTTTTGTTTTATCTTCCCATACACCAAATGCAAATATACCATTTAGATATGTGGTGCAATCCTCTCCCCATTCCATATAAGCTACCAAGACAACTTCTGTGTCACAATGAGATGTAAAGGTATAACCTTTTTCCTTAAGCAAATCTCTCACATGATCCGTGTTATAGATTTCACCATTATAGACAATGGTATATGTATACGGACCAACTTTTTTGGTCATAGGTTGTTTGCCACCTTCTGGATCAATAACAACCAATCTGCGATGCCCTAATAGTGCATGATCAGTAACATAGTAGCCATATTCATCGGGTCCACGATGTACTAAGGTCTCTGTCATTTTATAAATAACATCTCTACAAGGTTTAAGATTCTGATTGTAGTGAACCCATCCAGTAATCCCGCACATTGTAATCATCTCCTTCTATTTAACAGTCAAGTGCCTAATATAAAAGGGCACAAGCTTTCTTATCCTATGTATATGCCAAATCTTACGTTTTATGAGTTGGGGACCTCACAACCCCCTTTCGATCACTCCTTAAAAAAGCTTGAATCGGTAGTTAAGATATGGTAGGATATTTAGTAATGAAGTTTTTAACTTTAAACAAATAACGTATGTATTGTGCATAATTTTTTGTGGTAAGAATGTCATCATTATTCTAAATAAATTCATGTATTGTAGGAGGAACATTATGAGCGTATATGACGTGTTAATGGAAAGAGGGTTCATCGAACAGACAACCCATGAATCAGAAATAAAAGAATTACTTGAAAATGAAAAAGCCACATTTTATATAGGTTTTGACCCTACAGCTGATAGTTTAACAGTAGGTCACTTCTTGCCTGTTATGGCAATGGCTCATATGCAAAGAGCTGGTCATCGCCCTATTGTGCTTATTGGCGGTGGTACAACCATGGTTGGTGACCCAACGGGTAAAACAGATATGCGTAAGATGATGACCGTTGACCAAATTGGTGAAAATGCTAATATTTTCAAAGGTCAATTGTCTAAGTTCATTGATTTTACTGATGACAAAGCGATTATGGTTAATAATGCCGACTGGTTATTAGACCTTAACTATGTAGAATTCCTTCGAGAGGTGGGTGTACATTTTTCCGTTAACCGTATGTTAACAGCTGATTGTTATAAGTCAAGAATGGAAAAAGGCCTTACCTTTTTAGAGTTTAATTACATGCTTATGCAATCCTATGACTTCTTAGCCCTTAATCGTGAATACAACTGTACCATTCAAATGGGTGGTAATGATCAGTGGTCGAATATCTTGGGCGGTGTTGAACTTATTCGTCGTACGGAACAAAAGCCTGCATTTGGTATGACCTTCAAGCTTCTTACTACAAGTGAAGGTAAAAAAATGGGTAAAACTGAAAAAGGTGCTGTTTGGCTTGATCCTAAGAAAACCACACCTTATGAGTTCTATCAATATTGGAGAAATGTAGAAGATGCCAAAGTAGAAGAATGTCTGGGACTTCTTACATTCTTACCAATGGATGAAGTAAGACGTCTAGGTGCTCTTCAGGATGCTGAAATAAACAAAGCTAAGGAAGTTCTTGCTTTTGAAATTACAAAGATTGTACATGGCGAAGCACTTGCTAAAGAAGCTATGGAAGCGGCAAAAGCTCTCTTTACTGGTGGTGCAAAAGGTGGCTCTATTCCAACAACCCTTGTGACAAAAGATGAGTTTGCTGGCGAAGGTATGGACATTATATCTGCTCTTCAAAAAGCGAAACTTGTGCCTACCCGTTCAGAAGGTCGTCGTATGGTTCAACAAGGAGGCGTTCGCATTAACGATGTTAAAGTTGAAGGCATTGACCGGATGGTAACTGACGCCGATTTCACAGAAGACGGGACAATCTTATTAAAAAAAGGTAAAAAAGGTTATCACCAATTTCAGTTGGAACAATAATCGTACATGAGAAGGGCTATCTAATCAAGCAGATCGGTTCATGAGTGAAGTAAACGCATTGAGTAAAGGCTAATCGTTTACGGTTCACCTATGCAAACATAATCTGTTGATTGGGTAGCTTTTTATGTATTTAACACTCTTCTATTTACCCTATTGTGTATCAACGGATAATTATGTATAATGACCAGACATATCTTGGTTACTTAAGTGAGTGCAGTTGCTTTAGACTAGCATTTAATCATCATTAGCAAGAAAGGAGTCATGAAATTGTATAAAAAAATATATCTAGAAAAATTTACGAGTGAAGACTTTGATCAATATTATCAATTAGTAAGTAACGAACAAGTAATGGCAAAGATTACGGAGCGCTCAATACCTTTAGATGAAGCAAAAGAAAAATTCAAATTACTTTTACTGAATAACGCATTACACCCTCTATTCGGTCATCTAAAAATAACTGAAATGGATACAAATGAATTCATTGGTTTAGCTAAACTAAAAGTGAAAGAAATGGGTTCTATAGAAGCAGAACTTGGTTATATGTTATTACCTGAGTATTGGGGAAAGGGTATTTGTACCCAAGTTGCCAGCATGTTAGTTGAAAAAGCAAAATCCATAAAACAACTTGATAAACTTGTGGCCATTATAGACCCTGCTAATATCCCTTCCCGAAAGATTCTCATTAAGAATGGTTTTAAGTCAGATAAACTATGTGAAATAGATGGTTTGCCAGGTGAAATACTAAGCATGAAGGTATAAATTGATTTTCAATCTATACCTTCATGCTTAGCATCTACTCTCCTCTATGATTTTGAAGATCTATACGTTAACTAAACGTCTCGTTTAATAAATGCCATGGTTGGCTGGTTACACGTTGGGCATTTCCAGAACTCTGGTAAATCTTCAAATTTTGTGTTTGGTGCTATATCTTGTGTCCAATCACCTTTTTGTGGCCGATAGATATAGCCACATACAGTGCATTTATAACTGGTCATTTTATCACCTTCCTAAGATGTTGTCATTTAACTTTTCCACACACTTCTTCATCTTCACATAATTGAATGGTTAAAGCACCCACTGACATGTATATCTCCATGAAACATATGGCAAGCGATATGGCCAGTAATACGAGGGATGCACCAAAAAAGTAGGAGGCTACTGTTGGCAAAGAAATAAAAATCAACAGCATGCTGATGATATTCGTAAAAAAACCACTGATAGCAAAAGCTTGCATATTTCTAATATACATAAGACGTTTGCGCAAATTTTTTATTTGATTTTTTAATTTTTGACTTGGATAGTCCGTATGTTCTTTATGCAGTGCCCTAGCTCGATCTGCCAATCCTAAAAATCGGCTTGTATAGGCAATCATCAATAACGAAAGCGCTGGAAATAAGAGTGCTGGAATACTTAATGTTAATTCTTTCAAAAAACCACCTCCTAGTGGTATTATGCCTTATGGTTTAAAGGTTGTCAAGTGATAATCATTATTATCAAATAATATAATGTTAGCTTAGCTTCCTTATGCATGACAAATTACATGAGTTACATCTGCGTTTTAATGAATGGTTATTTGATTAAAATTGTTCTTTATAATTCCATGGGCATGTTTTATAATATAGTGGTTGACTATATTAGGTTGTATAGTAATTAAATACAAACTTTATAGCCTTATAATGTACGATTGCTTAAGATGCGTAATAAACAAAAGACAGGAGCGTGTATCTATGAATATTCTACTACTATGTATAGCTGGTTTTGTTGCGGCATTCGTTGATTCTATAGCCGGTGGTGGTGGTTTAATTAGTGTACCTGCTTATCAATTAGCAGGGTTACCCCCACTTTTTGTTCTTGGAACAAATAAATTCTCAGCATCTTGTGCATCTTTCACCAGTTCATTAAAATACATACGCAGTGGTAAAGGTGATAAAAAGCTTCTAAAGTTTGCAGTACCTTTTACCTTAGTTGGAGCCAGTATTGGTGTATTCACAGTATCAGGTATCGATGAGCGTATTCTTAGCGGTATTATTGTTATGATGGTGCTGATTATTGGTGTCTATTCATTATTTTCACGTCGTATTGGTATAAAGGAGAATATAAAACCCTTTACAGCCAAACGTATTGTCATGATCATTTTACTGGCAATTTCTTTGGGTTTTTATGATGGTTTTTTTGGACCAGGTACAGGGTCCTTTTTAATATTTGGTCTGATTCATATTATTGGTTATGAATTTACCAAGGCTTCTGCCAATGCCCGGGTTATGAATTTTGTTAGCAATCTGACTTCCCTATTTTTATTTGCTCTTCATGGCAACATCAAATACCGCTATGGTATTCCTGTTGCAATCTGCAGCATCATTGGTGCTCGTTTAGGTACATCCCTTGCCTTAAAGAACGGTGCAAAGATCATAAAACCAATTTTTGTATCCATGTCCTTACTCATATCCCTAAAACTATTATTGATCGACGTCTTACATATCTTCTAAATAGACATTAAAAGAATGAATGTACCATTGAAGAATCTATGTAACCATTCCAAAACACGCATAAGAAAATAAAGGGGCTGCTAACCCCTTTATTTTCTTATAGTAAAGTTCTGATTAGTGCCAAGGTAACCTTGCCTTTATCCAATATATTTTTCTAAAGTACGTCGTACTGCACCACTTCCAGCGATCATTTCATTAAACATGCCTTCAATTTTTTCACCTAGTTGTATAGCATATAAATTGATGCCAAAGATTTTTTCATTGGATAGAATGCTGCGTATATCTGTTGATGTATCTCCAAGTTTTATCCCTTTCAATGCGTCTTGTAACGTATCACCTAATGGATCAGGACTAATATCGAATGGCTCTCCCTTATCATCAATGCCTAATAGATAGCGACACCATGTAGCAATAGCTAGAGGAATAGCAACCAAATCCGATGGATCAAGGTCGTTTCCATTGACATAAGCCTTTATGGTCTCACCAAAGCGAATACCTACTTTTTGAGAGGTATCTGTGGCAATCCGTTGAGGCGTATCAGGAATATAAGGGTTGGCAAATCGTTCATTCACAACTTCATCTAAAAAGGCTTTAGGATTGACAATGCCTGGGTCAACAACAACTTTTAAACCTTCCTCATAACCAATGGTCTGAACAAACTTTTTTAAGGTATCATCTTGCATTTCATCAGCTATTAATGTATAACCAAGCAGGCAACCTGATACAGCTAAAGCTGTATGGAGAGGATTAAGACACGTTGTTACTTTCATGGTCTCCACTTTATTAACGGTTTCTCTATCGGTAAATATAACACCTGCTTCTTCTAGCATGGGCCTGCCATTGGTAAACTTATCTTCAATGACAAGGTATTCACTTGTTTCAGCATTGACAAATGGTGCCATATAAGCATTTTTTGATGTAATGATAACATCCATATCTGTAATACCTTGATTGTTTAATGCTTCTTTTACTTTTTCAGAAGGTCGAGGTGTGATTTTGTCAATCATGGATAATGGGAACGTGATTTTATGTTCATCTTCCAAATATTGAATAAATGCTTCTTCAACAAATCCTTTCCCTAACCACTCTTTGGCAATGGTTACGACTGCAAGCTTTAATTTATCCCCATTATGAGAACAGTTATCCATACTCACAAAGGTCATAGGAAATTGTCCTTTTAAATACCGACCATAAGCTAAAGAGGTTATAATACTCATGGTGTGTATAGGATTCTCTGGCCCGTTTTCAATATCCTGTTTAATAATATTGAGATAATCACCAGAAGCGTCCGTTAAGCCGTATCCTTTTTCCGTTATTGTAAAACTTGCCATTTGTAAACTAGGATTCTCAAATATATTTTTTAATCGTTGGACATCTTCTAAGCGATTCTTATCCGTTGTTAGTCCTTCAACAATACTGCCGATGACTTTTTTATCAAAATGACCATTAGCATGCATCAAGACTAACAAGGTTAAATTGTCATAGGGTCCATAGACTTTATCCATCACTTCAAAATCAAAGGATTCTACAGCGATTATGCCTGTATCCGCTTTTTGATTGTCCAATAATTGTTGGTGAGCATTGGCAATAAATCCTCTAAAGATGTTACCGGCTCCAAAATGAACCCATTGGGGTGTTTCTATTGTCTTTTGGAGGACTTTGTCATGGTCAAAGGTTGGTAAGCTTACCCCTACTGCGTTCCATGAGGCTTTATTTTCTAAGCTTTTTCGACTTAATCGTAGCATCTTATTCCTCCTTTCTTTTATCAAGACTATCCCACACACCTAGCATATACATAACACCTAATGCGCGGTCGTATAACCCGTAACCGGGTCTACAATTTTTCTCTTCACCCCATAGATGGCGGCCATGGTCAGGGCGAATGTATCCTTTAAAATCATTATCGTGATAGGCTTTTAACACGTCATAGACATCCACATTGCCATCTTTACCTCGGTGTGATACTTCAATGAAATCACCGTTATCATATACTTTTACATTACGGATATGTGCAAAATGGATACGATCATGAAATTCACGGATAATAGCAGGTATATCGTTATCTAAGTTTGGTCCTAAAGAACCTGTACATAATGTTAATCCATTATAGGGGCTATCCACTAATTCAAGAAATCGTTTAATGTAATCCCGATTACGAATTATACGTGGTAATCCAAAAATGGGCCATGGTGGATCATCTGGATGAATGGCCATTTTTACATCACAGGCTTCACACACAGGGATAATCCTTTCAAGAAAATACTGTAAGTTATCAAACAGCATATCTTCCGTCATACCTTCATAGGCTTTGAATAAATCATCTAGTTTAGCCATACGCTCAGGTTCCCATCCTGGCATGGTGAAGTCACCTGCTCCATCTAGGATTCTCTGAGCCATTTTTTTAGGGTCATGTTGAATGGCATTTTTCTCATAAAATAAAGCATTGGAACCATCAGGTAATGCTTTGTACAATTCCGTCCTTGTCCAATCAAAGATAGGCATAAAATTGTAGCATATGACCTTCACGCCCACTTGTGACAGCTTCTTAATGGTGTCAATGTAGATTGCGATGTACTTATCTCGACTTGGTAAGCCCAGTTTAATATCATCATGCACATTCACACTCTCAACAACAGCTGGACTTAATCCTTTACTGGTTATTTGATCTACCACTTCTTGAATGCTTTCCATTTCCCATTCTTCGCCTGCTACTTTGTCATGTAATGACCAAACAGCGCCTGTAACCCCTGGAATTTGGCGAATATGGTCTAAGGTTATGGAGTCATTATTTTCTCCATACCATCGCCATGTCATTTCCATTGTATCCCTCCTTGTATTCAATCTAACAGTAACATGTTCATGTTGCTTTTAAATTCATTGAGATGCATCAATTTTTTAAAGCATAACTTGTATACAAGCTCTTATGGTATTATCATATAGTACAGATGGGACTTTTGTCAATGTCTATTTTTTTGTATTTGCTCTTTACCAATTGACCATTTTTATGTATACTGGATATATTAGTGTCGCTATCTATTATACGTATTGTTATAGATAATTATTTCGTTTAATCCAAATTAGCACAAACAACATGTTTTTAACGATATCTTGTATACCAGTTATTAAATGACTTATGATAAATATAATAAGATATGCGTTTAGTCATTGAAAACTCAATAGAAAGAAGGAAATCAAATTGGCAGCTATTAAGCGTGAAATCATACAGCTATTAAAAGAAGAAATATTAAGCCTGCAATTAAAGCCAGGTACAATCATAAGTGAGACCACATTATCTGAACGTTTTAAAATCTCCCGAACACCTATCAGGGATATTTTAAAACAACTGTCTGCTGAAGGATACGTGGATATCTACCCTCAAAAAGGCAGTGTTGTTTCTTATATTGACTTAGAATCTGTAGAGCAAATCATATATCTTAGAAGTACTTTGGAAAAAGAAATGATCAAAGAATTATCAGCATACATTCCTCTAAAAGGATTGCATCAATTGCATGATTTATTGACTTCACAAGAAGACTGTCTTAAAAAAGAGGATGCTTTTGGAAACTTTATGGCACTAGATGATGCTTTTCATAAAACGTTTTTTACCTTAACAGGGCGTTTATTTCTATGGGATATCATTCAACAGTTTAATGCTCACTATTTACGTTACCGTAAACTTCATATGCTGAAAAAAGAAAAGTTATCTGAGATTTTAAAAGAACACCAGTTAATCGTTTCTCACATTGTAGAAGGGAAAACGGAAGAAATTGACGCTCTTATTCATCATCACATTCGTGCTGATGTTAATTCTCTCTATTTTCAAGAACATTTTGCTGATTATATAAAAAAAGAAAAGAATTAATGTGATGAAAAAAGAAAGCATTTTTGCTTTCTTTTTAAAAATTTCTATGTCATTGCCTTCAAATTTCTATTAATCATGAATATTTTTCAATACGTCTAACAAAAATTCCCAAACCCTCCGCGTAGATGAAATGCTTAATCGCTCATCGGGGGTATGGACATCAAACATATTTGGTCCCAGTGCTACCATATCTAATCCTTCAATCTTTTCATCAAATATACCGCATTCAAGACCAGCATGAATGGCATTAACCAGTGGCTTCTTGCCATACTTTTCTTCATATGTCTTAATAAAAATATCCCGTAACTTAGATTCTTTTCGATATTCCCATTCTGGGTAGGCACCTGTAACACTGTATTTAGCATCGCATTTTTCAGCCAAAGTTAATAATTGATTGCTTATTAATGTCTTTAGTGATCCAACAGAGCTACGTACAGCAAACGTTATTTTTACACGTTCTTCATTGGTGTGAATGACTCCAAGGTTAAGGGAGCTTTCTACTAAGCCATCAATATCTGCACTCATGGTTTGAATACCGTTTGGTAGATTAAGCAATAAGAAAATCAGATTATCTGTTGACCCTTGCGCCAATGTTTTTACATGCTCAATATTGGGTTCTGTTAATTCAACAACAAGCCCAGTATCACTGGTCTTGTATTCATGTTGTATGCTCTTCGTGATGTTATCAAGTATAGCTTTGGCAGCATCTAATTGATTCCCTTTTACAACAAGATGGGCATAAGCTTCTCTTGGAATAGCATTATCCTTAGACCCACCAAAAACATCTATAATCTTTAAATCAATTTCCGTCTTAAGTGCATATAAGATACGTCCTAATATACGGTTGGAATTACCTCTACACTTATCAATTTCAGTTCCGGAATGACCACCTTTTAAGCCTTTTACCATAACTTTTAGGACATTGCCTTCGGCCTCTTCCCATACAGCAGGAATGCTAATAGATGCTTTTAGACCACCAGCACAGCTGACTGTGAATTCACCTTCTTCTTCACTGTCCATATTAATAAGGTATTTCCCTTGTATAGGAGAAGTATCCAGAGCAGATGCACCTGTCATACCCGCTTCTTCATCTGTGGTAATGACCACTTCCATGGGTGGATGAGGAATATCCTGTGCATCCAATAGCGCTAGACAATAGGCTACAGCGATACCATTATCAGCACCAAGTGTTGTACCTTCTGCTGAAATAAAATCGCCGTTCACTACTAAGCGAAGAGGGTCTTTTAAAAAGTCATGTACCGTATCAAAATTCTTCTCATTGACCATATCCATATGCCCTTGTAGAATAACGATTGGTGCATGTTCTAAGCCGCCTGTTCCAGGTTTCTTTATGATGACATTAAGGGCTTTGTCTTGTATCACTTCTAAATGTCTTTCTTTTGCGAAATTAACCAAATAGTCGCTAATTGCTTGTTCATTTCCTGAACCTCTTGGTATGTCACTGATGGCTTCAAAATACGTGAATACACCTTTTGGTTCTAATCCTTCTAAGATTTTACTCATATCAATCACCTTCCCAAACCATTATACCATTTAAAGGAAAATGCGTCATCCTAATTTTTAAAACTATGGATTGGGGATGGAATTCTTCCACCACGATTAACGAAACGCTCACAACCGTAAGGGTTAACAGGCATGATTGGCGCATATCCAAGTAAACCACCAAACTCAGCTGTATCACCTACATCTTTTCCAATGACAGGTATAATTCTTACGGCTGTGGTCTTTTGATTAATCATACCGATGGCCATTTCATCTGCAATAATACCAGATATGGTGGTTGCCTTTGTTTTACCAGGTATTGCAATCATATCAAGACCAACAGAACATACACATGTCATGGCTTCTAACTTTTCCAGAGTAAGAGCGCCTTTGTTTACCGCATTAATCATACCTTGGTCTTCGCTTACAGGTATGAATGCACCACTTAAACCGCCAACATAAGAAGACGCCATAACACCGCCTTTTTTTACATGGTCATTTAAAAGTGCAAGAGCTGCTGTTGTACCTGGTGCCCCCACATATTCCACACCAATTTCTTCAAGGATTTCTGCAATACTATCACCAATAGCTGGTGTTGGTGCAAGGGATAAGTCAATGATACCAAATGGCACACCAAGTGCTTTTGAGGCTTCTTTTGCCACCAGTTGTCCAACCCGTGTGATTTTAAAAGCTGTTTTTTTAATGGTTTCACACAATACTTCAAAATCCGAGTCTTTACAAGATTCAAGGGCCTTTTTCACCACTCCTGGACCACTGACCCCTACATTAATGACCGTATCATATTCGCTGACGCCGTGAAAGGCACCTGCCATAAAAGGATTATCATCGGGTGCATTGCAAAAAACTACAAACTTAGCACAGCCAATGGAGTCTGCATCTTTAGTCAGCTGGGCTGTTTCTTTAATGGTTTCACCAATTAACTTCACGGCATCCATGTTAATACCTGTTTTGGTAGAGCCTACATTAACCGAACTACATACACGTTCTGTTGTTGCTAACGCTTCAGGAATAGATTTTATCAGTGTACGATCACTTGGTGTCATACCCTTGTTGACAATGGCAGAGAACCCACCAATAAAGTTAACACCTACTTCACGGGCTGCTTGATCTAAAGTCTTAGCTATGGATACATAAGAATCTGTTTTGGTACTTGATGCAGCAATGGCTATGGGCGTAATGGATATTCTTTTATTCACAATAGGAATACCATATTTTTTCTCGATGTCTTCACCGACCTTAACCAGGTCCTTAGCTTTTGTTGTAATTTTTTCATATATATTTTTATTAAAGGTATCGATATCTGAATCCGCACAGTCCATGAGATTAATGCCCATTGTAATGGTTCTTACATCCAGGTTAAACTCCAAAATCATGCTGTTGGTTTCTAGTACTTCAAACGAATTAATCATATACTGCTTTTCATCCTCTCTTCACTTGCTGTAGGAAGGGTGTGCTTCTTGGTCCATGGCACTTTCCTTCCATACTATACCATGTGTATAAACATTAACCATAGCTTAGCTTCTCCTATGCTAGGGTTGATGTTTATATCTATAAACGGTGCATCTTTTTAAAGATATTTTCGTGCTGAAGCTTAATGGCTACACCAATTTTATGGCCTAATTGCTCCAAATCATCCACAACATCACTAAATGATTCTGTTATTTCACTGATATCCACCACCATCATCATATTAAAATAACCTTGAACAATGGTCTGAGATATATCCAGTATATTCACTTTATGCTTAGCAAGATAGGTACATACCTCCGCAATAATCCCAACTCTATCTTGTCCAACGACTGTAATAATTCCTTTACTCATTATA is drawn from Vallitalea pronyensis and contains these coding sequences:
- the uxuA gene encoding mannonate dehydratase encodes the protein MEMTWRWYGENNDSITLDHIRQIPGVTGAVWSLHDKVAGEEWEMESIQEVVDQITSKGLSPAVVESVNVHDDIKLGLPSRDKYIAIYIDTIKKLSQVGVKVICYNFMPIFDWTRTELYKALPDGSNALFYEKNAIQHDPKKMAQRILDGAGDFTMPGWEPERMAKLDDLFKAYEGMTEDMLFDNLQYFLERIIPVCEACDVKMAIHPDDPPWPIFGLPRIIRNRDYIKRFLELVDSPYNGLTLCTGSLGPNLDNDIPAIIREFHDRIHFAHIRNVKVYDNGDFIEVSHRGKDGNVDVYDVLKAYHDNDFKGYIRPDHGRHLWGEEKNCRPGYGLYDRALGVMYMLGVWDSLDKRKEE
- a CDS encoding mannitol dehydrogenase family protein, with product MLRLSRKSLENKASWNAVGVSLPTFDHDKVLQKTIETPQWVHFGAGNIFRGFIANAHQQLLDNQKADTGIIAVESFDFEVMDKVYGPYDNLTLLVLMHANGHFDKKVIGSIVEGLTTDKNRLEDVQRLKNIFENPSLQMASFTITEKGYGLTDASGDYLNIIKQDIENGPENPIHTMSIITSLAYGRYLKGQFPMTFVSMDNCSHNGDKLKLAVVTIAKEWLGKGFVEEAFIQYLEDEHKITFPLSMIDKITPRPSEKVKEALNNQGITDMDVIITSKNAYMAPFVNAETSEYLVIEDKFTNGRPMLEEAGVIFTDRETVNKVETMKVTTCLNPLHTALAVSGCLLGYTLIADEMQDDTLKKFVQTIGYEEGLKVVVDPGIVNPKAFLDEVVNERFANPYIPDTPQRIATDTSQKVGIRFGETIKAYVNGNDLDPSDLVAIPLAIATWCRYLLGIDDKGEPFDISPDPLGDTLQDALKGIKLGDTSTDIRSILSNEKIFGINLYAIQLGEKIEGMFNEMIAGSGAVRRTLEKYIG
- a CDS encoding GNAT family N-acetyltransferase; protein product: MYKKIYLEKFTSEDFDQYYQLVSNEQVMAKITERSIPLDEAKEKFKLLLLNNALHPLFGHLKITEMDTNEFIGLAKLKVKEMGSIEAELGYMLLPEYWGKGICTQVASMLVEKAKSIKQLDKLVAIIDPANIPSRKILIKNGFKSDKLCEIDGLPGEILSMKV
- the asnB gene encoding asparagine synthase (glutamine-hydrolyzing), with the protein product MCGITGWVHYNQNLKPCRDVIYKMTETLVHRGPDEYGYYVTDHALLGHRRLVVIDPEGGKQPMTKKVGPYTYTIVYNGEIYNTDHVRDLLKEKGYTFTSHCDTEVVLVAYMEWGEDCTTYLNGIFAFGVWEDKTKSLFLARDRLGVKPLFYAEVKGSFIFASEMKALLTFPDLEPVLDERGLLELFSLGPSRIPGSGVFKGIYELKPGEYMLHTSDKTQRHIYWKPKTIEHTEDEATTIHHMSHLVEDAITKQLVSDVPICTFLSGGLDSSGISSIAAQYLSRQDRELTTYSIDYEDNDKYFRASDFQPSNDNKWVKGVSQYIGSVHERVILTNDQLAQALRDAVLAYDLPGMADIDSSLMLFCDKVKQKHTVALSGECADEIFGGYPWYQKEEEVYYDGFPWNKHIHERKSFLSPAVGKLNLTAFAHEKYQETIGEIDDIGHGSVFEQRMKKLTYINLKWFMLTLLTRKDRMSMYKSLEVRVPYADHRIVEYAWNIPWHLKNYGQIEKGLLRKCLEHHLPKDVVYRKKSPYPKTYHPAYMKAVRSMLKNILDCKSSPLHDLINTKQVYALLKHDNKLFITPWFGQLMKEPQFIAYLIQLNIWLETYKVKIDF
- a CDS encoding GntR family transcriptional regulator, whose translation is MAAIKREIIQLLKEEILSLQLKPGTIISETTLSERFKISRTPIRDILKQLSAEGYVDIYPQKGSVVSYIDLESVEQIIYLRSTLEKEMIKELSAYIPLKGLHQLHDLLTSQEDCLKKEDAFGNFMALDDAFHKTFFTLTGRLFLWDIIQQFNAHYLRYRKLHMLKKEKLSEILKEHQLIVSHIVEGKTEEIDALIHHHIRADVNSLYFQEHFADYIKKEKN
- the tyrS gene encoding tyrosine--tRNA ligase; amino-acid sequence: MSVYDVLMERGFIEQTTHESEIKELLENEKATFYIGFDPTADSLTVGHFLPVMAMAHMQRAGHRPIVLIGGGTTMVGDPTGKTDMRKMMTVDQIGENANIFKGQLSKFIDFTDDKAIMVNNADWLLDLNYVEFLREVGVHFSVNRMLTADCYKSRMEKGLTFLEFNYMLMQSYDFLALNREYNCTIQMGGNDQWSNILGGVELIRRTEQKPAFGMTFKLLTTSEGKKMGKTEKGAVWLDPKKTTPYEFYQYWRNVEDAKVEECLGLLTFLPMDEVRRLGALQDAEINKAKEVLAFEITKIVHGEALAKEAMEAAKALFTGGAKGGSIPTTLVTKDEFAGEGMDIISALQKAKLVPTRSEGRRMVQQGGVRINDVKVEGIDRMVTDADFTEDGTILLKKGKKGYHQFQLEQ
- a CDS encoding rubredoxin, yielding MTSYKCTVCGYIYRPQKGDWTQDIAPNTKFEDLPEFWKCPTCNQPTMAFIKRDV
- a CDS encoding TSUP family transporter, which gives rise to MNILLLCIAGFVAAFVDSIAGGGGLISVPAYQLAGLPPLFVLGTNKFSASCASFTSSLKYIRSGKGDKKLLKFAVPFTLVGASIGVFTVSGIDERILSGIIVMMVLIIGVYSLFSRRIGIKENIKPFTAKRIVMIILLAISLGFYDGFFGPGTGSFLIFGLIHIIGYEFTKASANARVMNFVSNLTSLFLFALHGNIKYRYGIPVAICSIIGARLGTSLALKNGAKIIKPIFVSMSLLISLKLLLIDVLHIF
- a CDS encoding DUF2721 domain-containing protein translates to MKELTLSIPALLFPALSLLMIAYTSRFLGLADRARALHKEHTDYPSQKLKNQIKNLRKRLMYIRNMQAFAISGFFTNIISMLLIFISLPTVASYFFGASLVLLAISLAICFMEIYMSVGALTIQLCEDEEVCGKVK